In Streptomyces sp. NBC_00483, a single window of DNA contains:
- a CDS encoding class I SAM-dependent methyltransferase, which produces MTAATGVKGRAGFRDPSPARSLALFRAFLREQRDPETCYALLARDAADQVEAYGKVAGKVVVDVGGGSGHFTREFRARGAQALLFEPDTGELGADPPAGTVVADGYLLPLPDASADVTFSSNVLEHVADRDTFVSELIRVTRPGGLIYVAFTNWLSPWGGHEWAPWHYLGADRAQARYLRRTGRAPKHTLGENLFAHHIGPTLRHVRARDDVSVVAARSRYWPFLAEAVTRVPGVREFATWNLLLILRRCP; this is translated from the coding sequence GTGACGGCGGCCACGGGGGTCAAGGGGCGTGCCGGCTTCAGAGATCCGTCGCCGGCCCGCTCGCTCGCGCTCTTCCGGGCGTTCCTGCGCGAGCAGCGCGACCCCGAGACGTGCTACGCGCTGCTCGCCCGGGACGCCGCCGACCAGGTGGAGGCGTACGGGAAGGTGGCCGGGAAGGTCGTCGTGGACGTGGGCGGCGGCAGCGGGCACTTCACGCGCGAGTTCCGGGCGCGCGGCGCGCAGGCCCTCCTCTTCGAGCCGGACACCGGGGAGTTGGGCGCCGACCCGCCGGCGGGCACGGTGGTCGCCGACGGCTATCTGCTGCCGCTGCCCGACGCGTCGGCGGACGTCACGTTCTCCTCGAACGTCCTGGAGCACGTCGCCGACCGCGACACGTTCGTGAGCGAGCTGATCCGGGTCACCCGGCCCGGCGGCCTGATCTACGTCGCGTTCACCAACTGGCTGTCCCCGTGGGGCGGTCACGAGTGGGCGCCGTGGCACTATCTGGGCGCCGACCGCGCGCAGGCCCGCTATCTGCGGCGTACCGGCCGGGCGCCCAAGCACACCCTCGGCGAGAACCTCTTCGCCCATCACATCGGCCCCACCCTGCGCCATGTGCGCGCCCGCGACGACGTGTCGGTCGTCGCGGCGCGCTCCCGCTACTGGCCGTTCCTCGCGGAAGCGGTCACGCGGGTCCCCGGCGTGCGCGAGTTCGCCACCTGGAACCTTCTCCTCATCCTCAGGCGGTGTCCATGA
- a CDS encoding DUF3367 domain-containing protein, with protein MTTVVQAPPAAATHPDPEPGPRARRWLFAFWAVLFVAFCAVQPGRATFETKLGVSQDPWKFLGDLGELWHDRAGFGGISDQYIGYAFPMLPYYGLTDLLQIPVWLAERLWMSIIVTVAFWGALRLAERLGIGAPGSRLLGAVAYALWPTFTIVIGSTSAAALPGAFLPWVLLPLTNPRTTARISATRSALLIPFMGGVNASSTLASLLPVGLYLLSRPPSARKRRQIIWWLPSVILATAWWTIPLVLLGIHGNNFLPYVESSQTTTEAMSATETLRGAGNWVAYLHLGDAWLPAGWAVATSVVVIVCSALAAAIGLAGLARRDIPERRWLLLTVMAAALVTLAGYGGSLGAPFHDTVQSWLDGGLAPFRNIYKFQTGIALALALGIAHLVGVAANPRGARPVRARRYATLIAAILIVPGLAWPYLNGSILQPGAFQKLPTYWQTTANWLEKYSPDSRALVVPATAHGIYTWGSPIDQPLDVLAESRWAQRDYVPFGTRGNRRAMDAVEQALMSGTQVPGLQDYLSRAGLQYVVVRGDLDPDQFGYVPTATVKRTLAESGYERVTGFGPLTTGGRIAEKTPIQIEGLYPRSRAVEIYAPRDNADRPGQAGLLPVGNTAEVSGGPEALLRLSADPSFLNRPAVLTGDNHPGIGNPALRVAADGLRRADTRFGLVNTNTSYPYTPKERNSPNASENPDEPPKQILPTDGMTHQTTADIQGARSVTASSSGNWLLHLPQFDPVNAFDKDPDTAWVEGAPDSAKGEWARIGFSAPTRIPATIHLTPLPQDNVRAAPTRVRIETDKGSTTANIQPNGKRQAIKSPAGTANWLRVTILDTQRARPGLTGAGFTSIDIPGVRATRALRLPSDSEQADQYSFHRATSDGGLTLTDTERSLNRVFSTTGESTYDVEAKAAPTPGPALDKLLYDLAPDQRRKMTATADSTAELGLNTTPRNLTDGDLTTAWIAGDDPTIHLRWPDKQPVSTLVLAGAGGLTTRPEKIEISSPDGAAVAGVDENGVAHFDPITTNRLDITITKSAPLKVHNPVADKDLQLPVGLTEAYIPTLDAYRVAQPTPDRRFSLPCGKGPTITIDGTRHRTSASGTLRALTERRPITVKPCGDTLDLPAGPHTLKTSPAGPLSLTDVTLTNTTATTEAAPTVRGLTVRDWLGDRREVQVAAGEATYLTTYENANDGWEATLDGKKLSSLRLDGWQQAWLIPGGSSGTVKLSYAPARTYEVGLFASGAAILVLGALCLWRRRDTEQEPPAAPPPPGWIIGTALLTVIGIVIAGPWAALVPALALLAWKRHALLIPIAFAAMTAAGAVAATGAGEPVREGAGAYSTAAQLLALVALFAALVTFTLPNQARLSDESQRGPGQSPESAPPGGAAPTTGREGEEGATPPDPTPDRTPTLPQKPTTPGSAP; from the coding sequence ATGACGACCGTGGTCCAGGCCCCACCCGCCGCGGCGACGCACCCGGACCCCGAACCGGGTCCGCGTGCGCGCCGCTGGCTGTTCGCGTTCTGGGCCGTGTTGTTCGTCGCGTTCTGCGCGGTGCAGCCGGGGCGTGCCACGTTCGAGACCAAGCTCGGCGTCTCGCAGGACCCCTGGAAGTTCCTCGGTGACCTCGGGGAGCTGTGGCACGACAGAGCCGGCTTCGGCGGGATCTCCGACCAGTACATCGGCTACGCGTTCCCGATGCTGCCGTACTACGGCCTGACCGATCTGCTGCAGATCCCGGTGTGGCTGGCCGAGCGGCTGTGGATGTCGATCATCGTGACCGTCGCCTTCTGGGGCGCCCTGCGCCTGGCCGAGCGCCTCGGCATCGGCGCTCCGGGCAGCAGGCTGCTCGGAGCGGTGGCGTACGCGCTGTGGCCGACGTTCACGATCGTCATCGGCTCGACGTCGGCGGCGGCGCTGCCGGGCGCGTTCCTGCCGTGGGTGCTGCTCCCGCTCACCAACCCCCGTACGACAGCCCGCATTTCGGCGACCCGGTCGGCGCTCCTGATCCCGTTCATGGGCGGCGTGAACGCGTCCTCGACACTGGCGTCCCTGCTCCCCGTGGGCCTGTATTTACTCTCCCGGCCACCGTCCGCCCGCAAGCGCCGCCAGATCATCTGGTGGCTCCCCTCGGTGATCCTGGCGACGGCCTGGTGGACGATCCCGCTCGTCCTGCTCGGCATCCACGGCAATAACTTCCTTCCTTACGTGGAGAGTTCACAGACCACGACCGAGGCCATGTCCGCGACGGAGACGCTGCGCGGGGCCGGGAACTGGGTGGCGTATCTGCATCTGGGCGACGCCTGGCTGCCCGCTGGCTGGGCCGTGGCGACGTCGGTGGTCGTCATCGTCTGCTCGGCGCTCGCCGCCGCGATCGGGCTCGCGGGCCTGGCGCGCCGCGACATCCCGGAGCGCCGCTGGCTGCTGCTCACGGTCATGGCGGCGGCCCTCGTCACCCTTGCGGGATACGGGGGTTCGCTCGGCGCGCCCTTCCACGACACGGTGCAGTCGTGGCTCGACGGGGGCCTCGCCCCGTTCCGCAACATCTACAAGTTCCAGACGGGAATCGCGCTCGCCCTCGCGCTCGGCATCGCCCACCTCGTGGGTGTGGCCGCCAATCCGCGCGGCGCCCGCCCGGTGCGCGCCCGCCGCTACGCCACGCTGATCGCCGCGATCCTCATCGTGCCGGGGCTCGCCTGGCCGTACCTCAACGGCTCGATCCTGCAACCGGGTGCGTTCCAGAAGCTCCCCACGTACTGGCAGACGACGGCGAACTGGCTGGAGAAGTACTCGCCCGACTCCCGCGCCCTGGTCGTCCCCGCGACCGCCCACGGCATCTACACCTGGGGCTCCCCCATCGACCAGCCGCTCGACGTGCTCGCCGAGTCCCGCTGGGCGCAGCGCGACTACGTCCCGTTCGGCACGCGCGGCAACCGGCGCGCCATGGACGCCGTCGAACAGGCCCTGATGAGCGGCACCCAAGTACCGGGCCTCCAGGACTACTTGAGCCGAGCGGGCCTGCAGTACGTGGTGGTCCGCGGCGACCTCGACCCCGACCAGTTCGGCTACGTCCCCACGGCCACGGTCAAGCGCACCCTGGCCGAGTCCGGCTATGAGCGCGTCACCGGCTTCGGCCCGCTCACCACGGGCGGCCGCATCGCCGAGAAGACACCGATCCAGATCGAGGGCCTCTACCCGCGCAGCCGCGCCGTCGAGATCTACGCGCCGCGGGACAACGCCGACCGTCCTGGCCAGGCGGGCCTGCTCCCGGTCGGGAACACGGCGGAGGTCAGCGGCGGCCCCGAGGCCCTGCTCCGGCTCTCCGCCGACCCGTCCTTCCTGAACCGCCCCGCCGTCCTGACCGGCGACAACCACCCGGGCATCGGCAACCCCGCCCTGCGCGTGGCCGCCGACGGACTGCGCCGCGCGGACACCCGCTTCGGCCTGGTCAACACCAACACCTCGTATCCGTACACGCCGAAGGAACGCAACAGCCCGAACGCCTCCGAGAACCCGGACGAGCCGCCGAAGCAGATCCTGCCGACCGACGGCATGACCCATCAGACGACGGCGGACATCCAGGGCGCCCGCTCGGTCACTGCGTCCTCCAGCGGCAACTGGCTGCTTCACCTCCCCCAGTTCGACCCGGTGAACGCCTTCGACAAGGACCCCGACACGGCATGGGTGGAGGGCGCCCCCGACTCCGCCAAGGGCGAATGGGCGCGCATCGGCTTCTCCGCGCCGACACGGATCCCCGCCACCATCCATCTGACACCGCTGCCGCAGGACAACGTGCGGGCGGCCCCGACCCGCGTACGGATCGAGACGGACAAGGGCTCCACGACGGCCAACATCCAGCCGAACGGCAAACGCCAGGCGATCAAGTCCCCCGCGGGCACCGCGAATTGGCTGCGCGTGACGATCCTCGACACACAGCGCGCCCGCCCCGGGCTCACCGGCGCCGGATTCACGTCCATCGACATCCCCGGCGTCAGGGCGACCCGCGCGCTGCGCCTTCCGTCCGACTCCGAGCAGGCCGACCAGTACTCCTTCCACCGCGCCACGAGCGACGGCGGCCTCACCCTCACCGACACCGAGCGCTCCCTGAACCGCGTCTTCTCGACGACGGGCGAGTCCACGTACGACGTCGAGGCGAAGGCCGCCCCCACGCCGGGACCCGCGCTCGACAAGCTCCTCTACGACCTGGCCCCCGACCAGCGCCGCAAGATGACGGCGACCGCGGACTCCACGGCCGAGCTGGGCCTGAACACCACGCCCCGCAACCTCACCGACGGCGATCTGACGACGGCCTGGATCGCGGGCGACGACCCCACGATCCACCTGCGCTGGCCGGACAAGCAGCCCGTCTCCACGCTCGTCCTCGCCGGGGCCGGCGGCCTCACCACGCGCCCCGAAAAGATCGAGATCAGCAGCCCGGACGGGGCGGCGGTGGCCGGCGTCGACGAGAACGGCGTGGCCCACTTCGACCCCATCACCACGAACCGCCTGGACATCACCATCACCAAGTCGGCCCCGCTCAAGGTCCACAACCCGGTCGCCGACAAGGACCTGCAACTCCCGGTGGGCCTGACCGAGGCCTACATCCCGACCCTCGACGCCTACCGCGTCGCACAGCCCACGCCCGACCGCAGGTTCAGCCTCCCCTGCGGCAAGGGCCCGACGATCACGATCGACGGCACCCGCCACCGCACCTCGGCGAGCGGCACCCTGCGCGCCCTGACCGAACGCCGCCCGATCACGGTGAAACCGTGCGGCGACACCCTGGACCTCCCGGCGGGCCCCCACACCCTGAAGACCTCGCCCGCCGGCCCCCTCTCCCTCACGGACGTCACCCTCACCAACACGACAGCCACCACGGAGGCAGCGCCCACCGTCCGCGGTCTCACGGTCCGCGACTGGCTCGGCGACCGCCGCGAAGTACAGGTCGCCGCGGGCGAGGCGACGTACCTGACCACGTACGAGAACGCCAACGACGGCTGGGAGGCGACCCTCGACGGCAAGAAGCTGAGCTCGCTGCGCCTCGACGGCTGGCAGCAGGCGTGGCTGATCCCTGGCGGCTCAAGCGGCACGGTCAAACTCTCCTACGCCCCGGCCCGCACCTACGAGGTGGGCCTGTTCGCATCCGGCGCCGCAATCCTGGTGCTCGGCGCGCTGTGCCTGTGGCGCAGGCGGGACACGGAACAGGAGCCCCCGGCCGCACCACCACCCCCCGGCTGGATCATCGGCACGGCCCTGCTCACAGTCATCGGCATCGTGATCGCGGGCCCCTGGGCGGCCCTGGTCCCGGCCCTCGCCCTCCTGGCCTGGAAACGCCACGCACTCCTGATCCCGATCGCCTTCGCGGCGATGACGGCGGCAGGCGCGGTGGCAGCAACAGGCGCGGGAGAACCGGTCCGCGAGGGCGCGGGCGCCTACAGCACGGCA